From Trichoplusia ni isolate ovarian cell line Hi5 chromosome 22, tn1, whole genome shotgun sequence, a single genomic window includes:
- the LOC113504385 gene encoding uncharacterized protein LOC113504385 translates to FARISFQIASQSSQITRTNCREIIRKTFLDRHLSSRSVDIILSSLSDNTYKQYNVCIRSWIKYCEINHFCYSSASVPVIIHYLTQLFDQGARYGTINSHRSAISLLMGHSIDDDRLRRFMKGIYKLRPPAPRYDIVWEPNIVLDYLSQFWPNESLSLNDISKKTVTLLALVTAHRVQTISLIKIKNIIINQGNYIIVKISDFIKTSRLNENQPVLKLPFFTPRPEICPALSIIQYLNKTSSLRNCNQEKIFLSLKKPYREVSSQTLGHWIKTTLHNSGVDTSIFSAHSTRHASTASAKKLGVNIDIIRKTAGWSEASGVFCQILQ, encoded by the coding sequence TTTGCTCGTATCTCTTTTCAGATCGCATCACAGTCTTCACAAATCACTCGAACTAATTGCCGTGAAATTATCCGGAAAACATTTTTAGATCGACATCTTTCCTCAAGGTCTGtggatattatattatcttCGTTGTCTGATAATACCTATAAGCAATACAATGTATGTATTAGATCATGGATCAAGTATTGTGAGattaatcatttttgttattcatCTGCGTCTGTTCCTGTAATTATACATTATCTTACGCAACTTTTTGATCAGGGAGCAAGGTATGGCACAATTAACTCTCATAGGTCAGCTATTAGTTTATTGATGGGCCATTCCATAGATGATGATAGATTAAGAAGATTTATGAAAGGAATATACAAATTAAGACCTCCTGCGCCAAGATATGATATTGTTTGGGAACCTAATatagttttagattatttaagtCAATTTTGGCCTAATGAGAGTTTGAgtttaaatgatatttctaagaaaacagTTACTCTTTTGGCTTTGGTAACGGCTCATCGTGTCCAGACAATCtcccttatcaaaattaaaaatataattattaatcaaggaaattatataattgttaaaatatctgattttattaaaacttctaGACTAAATGAGAATCAACCTGTGCTAAAACTCCCTTTCTTCACTCCTCGGCCTGAAATTTGTCCAGCTTTAAGTATTAtccagtatttaaataaaactagttcGTTACGCAATTGTaaccaagaaaaaatattcttaagttTAAAGAAACCTTATAGAGAGGTTTCATCTCAGACTTTAGGCCACTGGATTAAGACTACCTTGCATAATAGCGGTGTGGATACATCTATATTTAGTGCTCATAGTACTCGCCATGCATCCACAGCGTCTGCTAAAAAACTAGGagtaaatatagatattataagAAAGACAGCTGGTTGGAGTGAAGCGTCTGGagttttttgccaaatattacaataa